The following proteins come from a genomic window of Carassius carassius chromosome 10, fCarCar2.1, whole genome shotgun sequence:
- the LOC132151556 gene encoding 14-3-3 protein beta/alpha-A, with the protein MDKSDLVQKAKLAEQAERYDDMAASMKAVTEGGVELSNEERNLLSVAYKNVVGARRSSWRVISSIEQKTEGNEKKQQMAREYREKIEAELQEICNDVLGLLEKYLIPNASQAESKVFYLKMKGDYYRYLSEVASGEAKRTTVDNSQKAYQDAFEISKKEMQPTHPIRLGLALNFSVFYYEILNTPEQACALAKTAFDEAIAELDTLNEDSYKDSTLIMQLLRDNLTLWTSENQGDEADAGEGEN; encoded by the exons ATGGACAAGAGTGACCTAGTGCAGAAGGCAAAGCTCGCTGAGCAGGCCGAGCGCTATGATGACATGGCTGCTTCCATGAAGGCTGTCACAGAGGGTGGTGTTGAGCTTTCCAACGAAGAGCGCAACCTGCTCTCCGTGGCTTACAAGAACGTGGTGGGCGCCCGCCGCTCGTCCTGGCGCGTGATCTCCAGCATCGAGCAGAAAACAGAGGGCAATGAGAAGAAACAGCAGATGGCGCGTGAATACCGTGAGAAGATCGAGGCCGAGCTTCAGGAAATCTGCAACGACGTGCTG GGTCTCCTGGAGAAGTACCTAATTCCCAATGCTAGCCAGGCAGAGAGCAAAGTCTTCTACCTGAAAATGAAAGGAGACTACTACAGATACCTGTCCGAGGTGGCATCCGGAGAAGCAAAGAGAA CCACAGTGGACAACTCTCAGAAGGCTTACCAGGATGCATTTGAGATCAGCAAAAAGGAAATGCAGCCAACACACCCCATCAGGCTGGGACTAGCACTGAACTTCTCCGTGTTTTACTACGAAATCCTTAACACCCCGGAGCAGGCCTGCGCTTTGGCAAAGACG GCTTTCGATGAGGCAATTGCTGAGCTGGACACCTTAAACGAGGACTCTTACAAAGACAGCACCCTGATCATGCAGTTACTAAGGGACAACCTCACT ctGTGGACATCAGAAAACCAGGGTGATGAAGCAGATGCTGGCGAGGGCGAGAACTAA